A section of the Meles meles chromosome 8, mMelMel3.1 paternal haplotype, whole genome shotgun sequence genome encodes:
- the LOC123949341 gene encoding olfactory receptor 5D13-like isoform X2: MPLFLIFLTIYTVTVLGNLGMIMIIHINPKLHTPMYYFLSHLSFVDFCYSTVVTPKLLENLVVEDRTISFTGCIMQFFFACIFVVTETFMLAVMAYDRFVAICNPLLYMIVMSQKLCSLLVGTSYFWGIACSLIYTYFLLTLSFCGTNFINNFVCEHTAIVSLSCSDPYMSQKIILVSATFNEISSLMIILTSYVFIFVTVMRMTSTGGRHKAFSTCASHLTAITIFHGTILFLYCVPDSKSSWIMVKVASVFYTVVIPMLNPLIYSLRNKDVKETVKKLINVKLFCDTM; this comes from the coding sequence ATGCCACTTTTCCTGATATTCCTGACAATCTATACAGTCACTGTGCTGGGAAATCTGGGCATGATCATGATTATCCATATCAATCCCAAActtcacacccccatgtactaCTTCCTCAGCCATCTGTCCTTTGTTGATTTCTGTTACTCTACAGTAGTTACACCCAAACTATTAGAAAACTTGGTTGTGGAAGACAGAACCATCTCTTTCACAGGATGCATCATGCAATTCTTCTTTGCATGCATATTTGTGGTGACAGAAACATTCATGTTGgctgtgatggcctatgaccgatTTGTGGCCATTTGTAACCCTCTTCTCTACATGATTGTCATGTCTCAGAAGCTTTGCTCCTTGTTGGTGGGCACATCATACTTCTGGGGTATTGCCTGCTCcttaatatacacatattttttgtTGACCTTATCCTTTTGTGGGACTAACTTCATAAATAACTTTGTCTGTGAGCATACTGCAATCGTCTCTCTGTCCTGCTCTGACCCCTACATGAGCCAGAAGATCATTTTGGTCTCTGCCACATTCAATGAAATAAGCAGTTTGATGATCATTCTTACTTCCTATGTCTTCATTTTTGTCACTGTCATGAGGATGACTTCAACAGGGGGACGCCACAAAGCCTTCTCCACGTGTGCCTCCCACCTGACTGCTATTACAATCTTCCATGGGACCATCCTCTTCCTCTATTGTGTTCCAGATTCCAAAAGTTCATGGATCATGGTCAAGGTGGCTTCTGTGTTTTACACTGTGGTCATTCCCATGCTGAACCCACTGATCTACAGCCTCAGGAACAAAGATGTGAAGGAGACAGTCAAGAAGTTAATCAATGTTAAATTGTTCTGTGATACAATGTAA
- the LOC123949341 gene encoding olfactory receptor 5D13-like isoform X1 translates to MAMAKGSHGATFILLGFSEYPELQMPLFLIFLTIYTVTVLGNLGMIMIIHINPKLHTPMYYFLSHLSFVDFCYSTVVTPKLLENLVVEDRTISFTGCIMQFFFACIFVVTETFMLAVMAYDRFVAICNPLLYMIVMSQKLCSLLVGTSYFWGIACSLIYTYFLLTLSFCGTNFINNFVCEHTAIVSLSCSDPYMSQKIILVSATFNEISSLMIILTSYVFIFVTVMRMTSTGGRHKAFSTCASHLTAITIFHGTILFLYCVPDSKSSWIMVKVASVFYTVVIPMLNPLIYSLRNKDVKETVKKLINVKLFCDTM, encoded by the exons ATGGCTATGGCTAAAGGATCACATGGAG CCACTTTCATTCTCTTGGGCTTCTCAGAATATCCAGAACTCCAGATGCCACTTTTCCTGATATTCCTGACAATCTATACAGTCACTGTGCTGGGAAATCTGGGCATGATCATGATTATCCATATCAATCCCAAActtcacacccccatgtactaCTTCCTCAGCCATCTGTCCTTTGTTGATTTCTGTTACTCTACAGTAGTTACACCCAAACTATTAGAAAACTTGGTTGTGGAAGACAGAACCATCTCTTTCACAGGATGCATCATGCAATTCTTCTTTGCATGCATATTTGTGGTGACAGAAACATTCATGTTGgctgtgatggcctatgaccgatTTGTGGCCATTTGTAACCCTCTTCTCTACATGATTGTCATGTCTCAGAAGCTTTGCTCCTTGTTGGTGGGCACATCATACTTCTGGGGTATTGCCTGCTCcttaatatacacatattttttgtTGACCTTATCCTTTTGTGGGACTAACTTCATAAATAACTTTGTCTGTGAGCATACTGCAATCGTCTCTCTGTCCTGCTCTGACCCCTACATGAGCCAGAAGATCATTTTGGTCTCTGCCACATTCAATGAAATAAGCAGTTTGATGATCATTCTTACTTCCTATGTCTTCATTTTTGTCACTGTCATGAGGATGACTTCAACAGGGGGACGCCACAAAGCCTTCTCCACGTGTGCCTCCCACCTGACTGCTATTACAATCTTCCATGGGACCATCCTCTTCCTCTATTGTGTTCCAGATTCCAAAAGTTCATGGATCATGGTCAAGGTGGCTTCTGTGTTTTACACTGTGGTCATTCCCATGCTGAACCCACTGATCTACAGCCTCAGGAACAAAGATGTGAAGGAGACAGTCAAGAAGTTAATCAATGTTAAATTGTTCTGTGATACAATGTAA
- the LOC123949694 gene encoding olfactory receptor 4P4-like encodes MENRNNITEFILLGLSQKKEIEILCFLLFLLCYIAILIGNLLVMISIACSHLINHPMYFFLSFLSLADLCYTSTVTPKLIIDLLAEKKVISYNGCMTQLFTMHFFGGIEVFILTGMAYDRYVAICKPLHYTLVMSRWKCDAMIAASCFGGFLHSFGQFLLAIVLPYCGPNEIDHFFCDVYPLLKLACMDTSRIGLLVVANSGLMGLVTFVVLLVSYAVILYTVRSYSAENRHKALSTCSSHVTVVVLFFAPLLFIYIRPATTLPEDKVFALFYTVIAPMLNPLIYTLRNMEMKNAIRRLWSNVMGSKDIN; translated from the coding sequence ATGGAAAATAGGAATAACATCACAGAATTTATTCTTTTAGGACTttctcagaaaaaggaaatagaaatcctCTGCTTTTTACTGTTCTTACTTTGTTACATTGCAATTTTGATCGGAAACCTGCTTGTCATGATTTCTATAGCCTGCAGTCACCTTATTAACCATCCAATGTATTTCTTCCTGAGTTTCCTATCCCTGGCAGACCTTTGCTACACTTCCACTGTGACCCCCAAGTTAATCATTGACTTGCTAGCAGAAAAGAAGGTCATTTCCTACAATGGGTGCATGACACAGCTCTTCACCATGCACTTCTTTGGGGGGATTGAGGTCTTCATCCTCACAgggatggcctatgaccgctatgtggccatctgcaagcccctGCACTACACCCTGGTCATGAGCAGGTGGAAGTGCGATGCCATGATTGCAGCTTCCTGTTTTGGTGGATTCCTACATTCCTTTGGGCAGTTTCTCCTCGCCATCGTTTTACCCTACTGTGGCCCCAATGAAATAGATCACTTCTTCTGCGATGTGTATCCTTTGCTGAAGCTGGCCTGCATGGATACCAGCAGAATCGGTCTCCTAGTCGTGGCCAATTCGGGACTGATGGGTCTGGTGACTTTTGTGGTGTTGCTGGTATCGTATGCTGTGATCCTATATACTGTCCGGTCCTACTCTGCAGAGAATCGTCACAAAGCTCTTTCCACCTGCAGTTCCCACGTCACTGTGGTGGTTCTCTTTTTTGCTCCTTTACTCTTTATTTATATCCGACCAGCAACTACATTACCAGAAGACAAAGTGTTTGCACTATTCTATACTGTCATTGCGCCCATGCTCAACCCTCTCATATACACACTAAgaaacatggagatgaagaatgCCATAAGGAGACTTTGGAGCAATGTCATGGGGAGTAAGGACATAAATTGA